The following coding sequences are from one Mesorhizobium onobrychidis window:
- the oiaX gene encoding 3-oxo-isoapionate-4-phosphate decarboxylase OiaX, which produces MITLTYRIETSASIEALAAKIASDQSTGTFVALAGETEELKARVAARVLAIRHLPDADRPSLPEAGDGPFRRADVDIAFPLDAIGTDLSALMTIAIGGVFSIKGLSGIRVVDMKLPEEYRGAHPGPQFGVAGSRRLTGVTDRPIIGTIVKPALGLRPHETAAMVGELIDAGVDFIKDDEKLMSPAYSPLSERVKAIMPLVLDHEQKTGKKVMYAFGISHTDPDEMMRNHDLVAKAGGNCAVVNINSVGFGGMAFVRKRSSLVLHAHRNGWDILTRHPGLGMEFKVWQQFWRLLGVDQFQINGIASKYWEPDWSFIESFKAVTTPIFSPDDCALPVAGSGQWGGQAPETYRRTGRTIDLLYLCGGGIVSHPDGPGAGVRAVQQAWQAAVDGIPLADFALSHPELARSIEKFGYGKAA; this is translated from the coding sequence ATGATCACCCTCACCTATCGCATCGAGACATCGGCGAGCATCGAGGCGCTGGCGGCCAAGATCGCCAGCGACCAGTCGACCGGAACCTTCGTCGCGCTGGCCGGCGAAACCGAAGAGCTCAAGGCGCGGGTGGCGGCGCGCGTTCTTGCGATTAGACATCTGCCGGACGCCGATCGCCCGTCCCTTCCCGAAGCCGGCGACGGGCCTTTCAGGCGCGCGGATGTCGATATCGCGTTTCCGCTCGATGCCATCGGCACCGATCTTTCGGCGCTGATGACCATCGCCATCGGCGGCGTCTTTTCGATCAAGGGCCTGTCCGGCATTCGCGTCGTCGACATGAAGCTGCCAGAGGAATACCGGGGCGCGCATCCGGGTCCGCAGTTCGGCGTCGCCGGCAGCCGCCGGCTGACCGGCGTCACGGATCGCCCGATCATCGGAACGATCGTCAAGCCGGCGCTGGGGCTGCGCCCGCACGAGACGGCCGCAATGGTGGGTGAGCTGATCGACGCCGGCGTCGATTTCATCAAGGACGACGAGAAGCTGATGAGCCCGGCCTATTCGCCTCTGTCGGAACGGGTCAAGGCGATCATGCCGCTCGTCCTCGACCATGAGCAGAAGACCGGCAAGAAGGTGATGTATGCTTTTGGCATCTCGCACACAGACCCGGACGAGATGATGCGCAACCATGATCTGGTGGCGAAGGCAGGCGGCAACTGCGCGGTGGTCAACATCAATTCCGTCGGCTTCGGCGGCATGGCCTTCGTCAGAAAGCGCTCCAGCCTGGTGCTCCATGCCCACCGCAACGGCTGGGACATTCTCACCCGCCACCCCGGCCTCGGCATGGAGTTCAAGGTCTGGCAGCAGTTCTGGCGGCTGCTCGGCGTCGATCAGTTCCAGATCAACGGCATCGCTTCGAAATACTGGGAGCCGGACTGGTCCTTCATCGAGTCCTTCAAGGCAGTGACCACGCCGATCTTTTCGCCTGATGATTGCGCGCTGCCGGTCGCCGGCTCAGGCCAATGGGGTGGACAAGCCCCCGAAACCTACCGGCGAACCGGCCGAACGATCGATCTTCTCTATCTCTGCGGCGGCGGCATTGTCAGCCACCCTGACGGACCGGGCGCCGGCGTGCGCGCCGTGCAGCAAGCCTGGCAGGCGGCCGTCGATGGCATACCGTTGGCGGACTTCGCCCTGAGCCACCCCGAACTGGCGCGGTCGATCGAAAAATTCGGCTACGGCAAAGCTGCCTGA
- a CDS encoding xanthine dehydrogenase family protein molybdopterin-binding subunit: MTETKTSENRPSETRSGVIGRPIDRIDGPLKVRGGATYAYENALEGTAYGYILGAAVAKGRIAEIDTAEAERAPAVLLVMTHRNAPAQPDFGPAVTPTVPEVFTRARPALNSDRVRYYDEPVALVVAETFEAARAAAGLIRVRYDEERGLYDLPGRVADAYAPKRTNAGFETDSVIGDFESAFAAAPVKIDATYRTPFEHHNPMEPHATLAAWSGNELTIHTSAQTLANFRAGVASTLRIPPERVRIVSPFIGGGFGSKLIAHSDTILAALAAQVLQRPVKIALTRQQMFANAGHRAEMIQQVRLGTDTDGRLTGIAHDVWSATSSFEEYCEQTAVFARSLYAAPNRVTRHRLVPLDINRGEWMRSPGEAPGMLAFECAMDELAERLGLDPIELRIRNEPAQDPERGVPFSTRNLVACMEEGARRFGWQRRNPTPGRTREGRKLIGYGMAAAIRPNYIGAATARVAIDRDGRVTARLDMTDIGTGTYTILTQIAADSLGLPISSIKVELGDSRFPRTAGSGGSWGAASAGSALHNACNALKERILEAAQSSEASPLRGANATEASFADSEVRIGPRSTSLADLIRRIAPAGFEAEGSVAAGAATQSYKAYSQHSYGAHFAEVAVDCDTGEIRMRRMLAVMGAGRILNAKTARSQIIGGMTWGIGAALMEQTVLDPRYGHFVNHDLAEYHVPINGDVAEMEVVFLEEHDDKANPLGAKGLGELGVCGAGAAVANAIYNATGVRVREFPITLDKVLPALPVIAI; the protein is encoded by the coding sequence ATGACAGAGACGAAGACCAGCGAGAACCGTCCTTCCGAAACACGTAGCGGCGTCATCGGGCGGCCGATCGACCGCATCGACGGTCCGCTCAAGGTGAGAGGCGGTGCCACCTACGCCTACGAGAATGCGCTGGAGGGTACAGCCTATGGCTACATTCTCGGCGCCGCCGTCGCCAAGGGGCGCATCGCCGAGATCGACACGGCCGAAGCCGAACGGGCGCCGGCAGTGCTGCTGGTCATGACGCACCGGAATGCGCCGGCCCAGCCGGATTTCGGCCCAGCGGTCACGCCGACCGTGCCGGAGGTCTTCACCCGCGCCCGGCCTGCGCTCAACAGCGACCGGGTGCGGTATTACGACGAGCCCGTCGCGCTGGTCGTTGCGGAGACGTTCGAGGCGGCACGCGCTGCCGCCGGCCTCATTAGAGTGCGCTATGACGAGGAGCGGGGCCTCTACGATTTGCCCGGGCGTGTGGCCGACGCTTATGCACCAAAGCGGACCAATGCCGGCTTCGAGACCGACAGCGTGATCGGCGACTTCGAGAGCGCCTTTGCGGCGGCTCCGGTCAAGATCGATGCTACTTACCGGACGCCCTTCGAACATCACAATCCGATGGAGCCCCATGCGACGCTCGCCGCCTGGTCAGGCAACGAGCTGACGATCCATACATCGGCGCAGACCTTGGCGAATTTCCGGGCGGGCGTCGCCAGCACGCTTCGCATCCCGCCCGAGCGTGTGCGCATCGTGAGCCCCTTCATCGGCGGAGGCTTCGGCTCCAAGCTGATTGCCCATTCCGATACAATCCTGGCCGCCCTTGCAGCGCAGGTCCTGCAGCGTCCCGTCAAGATCGCGCTGACGCGACAACAGATGTTCGCCAATGCCGGTCACCGCGCAGAGATGATCCAACAGGTGCGTCTCGGTACGGACACCGACGGGCGGCTCACCGGGATCGCGCACGATGTCTGGTCGGCAACCTCCAGCTTCGAGGAGTACTGCGAGCAAACGGCAGTTTTTGCCCGCTCGCTCTATGCGGCGCCGAACCGTGTCACCCGCCATCGCCTGGTTCCACTGGACATAAACCGCGGCGAATGGATGCGCTCGCCCGGCGAAGCGCCCGGCATGCTGGCCTTCGAATGCGCCATGGATGAGCTCGCCGAGCGGCTCGGCCTCGACCCGATCGAACTCAGGATCCGCAACGAACCGGCCCAGGATCCCGAGCGCGGCGTGCCGTTCTCCACCCGCAATCTCGTCGCCTGCATGGAGGAAGGCGCCCGCCGTTTCGGTTGGCAGCGGAGAAACCCGACACCCGGCCGCACCCGAGAGGGCCGGAAGCTCATCGGCTACGGCATGGCGGCGGCGATCCGTCCGAACTACATCGGCGCGGCGACGGCGCGGGTTGCGATCGACCGGGACGGTCGGGTGACGGCGCGGCTCGACATGACCGATATCGGGACCGGCACCTATACGATCCTGACCCAGATCGCTGCGGACAGCCTCGGCCTGCCGATCTCGTCCATCAAAGTGGAGCTTGGCGACAGCCGCTTCCCGCGGACCGCTGGCTCCGGCGGGTCCTGGGGCGCCGCGAGCGCGGGTTCGGCGCTGCATAACGCCTGCAATGCCCTCAAGGAACGCATCCTGGAGGCGGCGCAGTCGAGCGAAGCCTCACCGTTACGCGGCGCGAACGCCACCGAGGCAAGCTTTGCCGACAGCGAGGTCAGGATCGGCCCGCGGTCGACAAGCCTAGCAGATCTCATCCGAAGGATCGCTCCGGCGGGTTTCGAGGCCGAAGGCTCCGTAGCCGCGGGCGCCGCCACCCAGTCATACAAGGCTTACTCGCAGCATTCCTATGGAGCGCATTTCGCCGAGGTCGCTGTCGATTGCGATACCGGTGAGATCCGCATGCGCCGGATGCTGGCCGTGATGGGCGCGGGCCGTATCCTCAACGCCAAGACCGCCCGCTCGCAGATCATCGGCGGCATGACCTGGGGGATCGGCGCGGCGCTGATGGAGCAGACGGTGCTTGACCCGCGCTACGGCCACTTCGTCAATCACGACCTTGCCGAGTATCACGTTCCGATCAACGGCGACGTCGCCGAGATGGAGGTCGTCTTCCTCGAGGAACATGACGACAAGGCCAATCCACTTGGCGCGAAGGGTCTCGGCGAGCTCGGCGTCTGCGGTGCGGGGGCTGCTGTCGCCAACGCCATTTACAACGCGACCGGCGTGCGAGTGCGTGAATTTCCCATCACCTTGGACAAGGTGCTGCCTGCCTTGCCGGTGATCGCCATTTGA
- a CDS encoding four-carbon acid sugar kinase family protein, with amino-acid sequence MQNLLLSYYGDDLTGSTDVMEALELGGVPTVLFMRQPDEALLSQFRHCRAIGLAGTSRSETPQWMDTHLRGAFAWLKTLNAEICHYKVCSTFDSSPAIGSIGRAIEIGRSAFSQASVPLVVGAPQLKRYTAFGHLFASYRERYYRIDRHPVMSRHPTTPMDESDLLIHLSRQTDLSSGLIDLATLQSASRSEAFDRLIENGSDIVLFDVDSLESQALAGKEIWRGRRPGGTFVVGSSGIEYALLAEWVSNGTVRAEPSFSPPGAADRIAVVSGSCSPTTERQIRHALTDGFDGIAVDPVELVSEASGDAIARAAANGRASLEAGRSVVLYTALGPAADRGAEIDRQQGARHKLGRGLGELLRELTIKQKLKRVVIAGGDTSSHALGQLGVDALTVRMPLPASPGSPLCVAHSRVKAIEGLEVALKGGQVGTDRYFCAIRDGLAG; translated from the coding sequence ATGCAAAACCTGCTCCTGAGCTATTATGGCGATGATCTCACCGGCTCGACCGACGTCATGGAGGCGCTCGAGCTCGGCGGCGTGCCGACCGTGCTGTTCATGCGTCAGCCGGACGAGGCCCTGCTTTCGCAGTTCAGGCATTGCCGTGCCATCGGCCTGGCCGGCACCAGCCGCAGCGAGACGCCGCAATGGATGGACACGCATCTGCGAGGCGCCTTCGCCTGGCTGAAGACCCTGAACGCCGAGATCTGCCACTACAAGGTCTGCTCGACCTTCGATTCCAGCCCGGCGATCGGCAGCATCGGCCGGGCCATCGAGATCGGCCGCTCGGCTTTCAGCCAAGCCAGCGTGCCGCTGGTGGTCGGCGCGCCGCAGCTCAAGCGCTACACCGCCTTCGGCCATCTGTTTGCGTCTTACCGCGAAAGATATTACCGCATCGATCGCCATCCCGTGATGAGCCGCCACCCGACCACGCCGATGGATGAATCCGACCTGCTGATCCATCTGTCGCGCCAGACGGACCTCAGCTCGGGGCTGATCGACCTGGCGACGCTGCAGTCGGCGTCCCGCTCGGAAGCGTTCGATCGCCTGATCGAGAATGGCAGCGACATCGTGCTTTTTGATGTCGACAGCCTGGAAAGTCAGGCGCTTGCCGGCAAGGAGATATGGCGCGGCCGCAGGCCGGGCGGCACTTTCGTCGTCGGCTCTTCGGGCATCGAATATGCGCTGCTGGCCGAATGGGTGTCCAACGGGACCGTTCGTGCCGAGCCCAGCTTTTCGCCGCCGGGCGCGGCCGACCGGATTGCGGTGGTCTCGGGCAGCTGCTCGCCGACAACGGAACGACAGATCCGGCATGCTTTGACGGACGGTTTCGACGGGATCGCAGTGGATCCTGTCGAACTGGTTTCTGAGGCCTCCGGCGACGCGATCGCGCGCGCGGCAGCAAACGGCCGTGCTAGCCTGGAAGCCGGGCGCAGCGTCGTCCTCTACACCGCGCTTGGACCAGCAGCCGACCGGGGCGCCGAAATCGACCGGCAGCAAGGCGCCCGCCACAAGCTTGGCCGCGGCCTCGGCGAACTTCTTCGCGAGCTGACGATCAAGCAGAAATTAAAGCGCGTGGTCATCGCCGGCGGCGACACGTCGAGCCATGCACTCGGCCAGCTGGGCGTCGATGCGCTGACGGTGCGGATGCCGCTGCCCGCCTCGCCGGGCTCTCCGCTTTGCGTCGCCCACTCGCGCGTCAAGGCAATCGAAGGACTGGAGGTCGCCCTCAAGGGCGGGCAGGTCGGAACCGATCGCTATTTCTGCGCCATCCGCGATGGGCTCGCTGGTTGA
- a CDS encoding helix-turn-helix domain-containing protein, translating to MSFRPLLGDGRVRSQEEKSETLQTASWGSSSIVFDNRRWACREAELRWTAPHHLIVLTEEGGTSHTSIRHEARSLYDGMDRPGALTFVPAGAERQGCYRDVNLSYSALWIDPDIRLPGCERLRDLPILVNRKDVVIATLLSSLRDEMALGDKPDTAYVEHLVALVSLRVANLNREQQPPVRHGCLSRRALGRVRDYIDAHMNSDVSLSELAAVVDMAVDSFARRFKATTGLAPYAYLIEERVRRAETLLRETDLSIASIAFRLGFSSQSHFTTTFRRLRGMTPRAYRVNSSPES from the coding sequence ATGTCATTCAGACCGTTGCTTGGTGATGGACGGGTTCGGAGTCAGGAGGAGAAGTCGGAGACCCTGCAAACCGCGTCATGGGGCAGCTCCTCGATCGTTTTCGACAATCGGCGGTGGGCGTGCCGGGAGGCGGAACTCCGCTGGACAGCCCCTCATCACCTGATCGTGCTGACCGAAGAAGGCGGAACGTCCCATACATCTATCCGGCACGAGGCAAGATCCCTCTATGACGGAATGGACCGGCCCGGAGCCCTCACCTTCGTCCCCGCAGGCGCGGAGCGGCAGGGCTGCTATCGCGATGTAAACCTGTCCTACTCAGCCTTGTGGATCGATCCCGATATCAGGCTTCCTGGATGCGAACGCCTGAGAGACCTGCCGATCCTGGTGAACAGGAAAGACGTGGTGATCGCCACGCTCCTGAGTTCGCTTCGCGACGAGATGGCACTCGGCGACAAGCCGGACACTGCCTATGTCGAGCATCTGGTCGCCCTTGTCAGCCTCCGTGTGGCCAACCTGAACCGGGAGCAACAGCCGCCTGTACGTCACGGCTGTCTCAGCCGTCGGGCGCTTGGTCGAGTCCGGGATTACATCGATGCACATATGAATTCCGACGTTTCGCTAAGCGAGCTGGCAGCTGTCGTGGACATGGCCGTCGACAGTTTTGCTCGCCGCTTCAAGGCGACGACCGGCCTTGCACCCTATGCCTATCTGATCGAGGAACGCGTGCGGCGAGCGGAGACGCTGCTGCGCGAAACGGATTTATCGATCGCTAGCATTGCCTTTCGCCTCGGCTTTTCAAGCCAGAGCCACTTCACCACGACGTTCCGGCGTCTCAGGGGCATGACGCCTCGGGCCTATCGGGTGAATTCTTCTCCGGAATCCTGA
- a CDS encoding transcriptional regulator NanR — protein MNRSEPIVRRKLSDEVFLRLKRLITSGELQPGDDMPSERELMERFEVGRPAIREAMQALSNMGLVAISHGERAKVLQLTAKSIIKQVDGAAKIILSSSKDTLEHLKNARIFFERGMVREAAEKATAEDVQRLRATVAEQRSFRGDSEAFISADMKFHTQIAAISGNPIYVAVSEAMLGWLKEYHTEMLIWTGKENFTLTEHEEIIGRIEQKDADGAEKAMIKHLERSRALYVMNSGS, from the coding sequence ATGAACCGTTCGGAGCCGATCGTCCGGCGCAAGCTTTCCGACGAAGTATTTTTGAGGCTGAAGCGCCTGATCACCAGCGGCGAATTGCAGCCAGGCGACGACATGCCGTCGGAGCGCGAACTGATGGAGCGCTTCGAGGTCGGCAGGCCTGCGATCCGCGAAGCGATGCAGGCGTTGAGCAATATGGGTCTTGTTGCGATCTCGCACGGCGAGCGGGCGAAAGTGCTTCAGCTGACCGCCAAGTCGATCATCAAACAGGTCGACGGCGCGGCCAAGATCATCCTGTCGTCATCGAAGGACACGCTGGAGCACCTCAAGAACGCGCGCATCTTCTTCGAGCGCGGCATGGTCAGGGAAGCCGCAGAAAAAGCCACCGCCGAGGACGTTCAGCGGTTGCGCGCAACCGTTGCCGAACAGCGGAGCTTTCGCGGCGATTCCGAGGCTTTCATATCGGCCGACATGAAATTTCATACCCAGATCGCGGCAATATCCGGCAACCCGATTTATGTCGCAGTCAGCGAAGCGATGCTGGGCTGGCTGAAGGAATATCACACCGAAATGCTGATCTGGACCGGCAAGGAAAATTTCACGCTGACCGAGCACGAAGAGATCATCGGGCGCATCGAGCAGAAGGATGCGGACGGCGCCGAAAAGGCGATGATCAAGCACCTCGAGCGCTCACGCGCGCTCTATGTGATGAATTCCGGCAGCTGA
- a CDS encoding FAD binding domain-containing protein, with protein sequence MQSFTYERAASAEQAAAAVAARPDAKFISGGTNLLDLMKLDIERPAHLVDISRLPLDRIEETAEGGLRVGAQVRNSDLAADPRVRSRYPMLTQALLAGASGQIRNKASTSGNLLQRTRCPYFYDRNMPCNKREQGSGCAALQGFNRMHAVLGASEACIAVHPSDMAVAMSGLDARIETISPGGAARTIPIGDFHRLPEATPHIETVLGHGEMIATVTLPPPPPGRQVYRKVRDRASYAFALVSVAAIVEKSGDRIRSARIAMGGVAAKPWRATEAERMLAGAAASDGAFTDAAEAALAGAVGHGANDFKIPLAKRTMRHTLAAAVESA encoded by the coding sequence ATGCAGTCCTTCACCTATGAACGTGCGGCAAGTGCCGAGCAGGCAGCCGCCGCGGTTGCGGCGCGGCCGGACGCCAAGTTCATCAGCGGCGGCACCAACCTACTCGACCTGATGAAGCTCGATATCGAGCGCCCAGCGCATCTCGTCGACATCAGCCGGCTGCCGCTCGATCGGATCGAGGAGACGGCGGAAGGCGGGCTTCGGGTCGGCGCCCAAGTCCGCAACAGCGATCTCGCCGCCGATCCGCGGGTGAGGTCGCGCTATCCGATGCTCACGCAAGCACTGCTGGCGGGAGCGTCCGGCCAGATACGCAACAAGGCCTCGACCAGCGGCAATCTCCTGCAACGCACGCGCTGCCCTTACTTCTACGACCGCAACATGCCTTGCAACAAGCGCGAGCAGGGTTCGGGCTGCGCGGCGCTTCAGGGCTTCAACCGTATGCACGCAGTACTCGGCGCGAGCGAAGCCTGCATCGCGGTCCATCCCTCCGACATGGCGGTTGCCATGTCCGGACTCGACGCCAGGATCGAGACCATATCGCCCGGCGGCGCGGCTCGCACGATCCCGATCGGCGATTTCCATCGATTGCCCGAGGCGACGCCCCACATTGAGACCGTGCTTGGCCACGGCGAGATGATCGCCACTGTCACCCTGCCGCCCCCGCCACCCGGTCGGCAGGTTTACCGCAAGGTGCGCGACCGTGCTTCCTACGCCTTCGCGCTGGTGTCGGTGGCGGCAATCGTCGAGAAAAGCGGCGATCGTATCCGAAGCGCTCGGATCGCGATGGGCGGCGTGGCAGCGAAGCCATGGCGCGCAACGGAGGCGGAGCGCATGCTCGCAGGAGCCGCGGCGTCCGACGGCGCCTTTACCGATGCGGCCGAGGCCGCGCTCGCCGGTGCCGTCGGGCATGGCGCCAATGATTTCAAGATCCCGCTGGCGAAACGGACGATGCGGCACACGCTCGCTGCTGCCGTCGAGAGTGCGTGA
- a CDS encoding 2Fe-2S iron-sulfur cluster-binding protein, with protein sequence MAKTDRRSGPTRRTVLEGGVATGVLLATGIPVDAEPADSVTAAASPTPVPTMPMSLRINARDFAVELDPRTTLLDALRNHLGLTGSKKGCDHGQCGACTVLVDGRRINSCLTLAAMHEGDEITTVEGLAEGDRLHPVQAAFVARDGFQCGYCTPGQICSAVGMLGEARAGWPSHASADVAAASIALTDAEIRERMSGNICRCAAYPNIVAAIRDAAEEA encoded by the coding sequence ATGGCCAAAACAGACAGAAGGAGCGGGCCGACGCGTCGAACGGTGCTGGAGGGAGGGGTGGCGACCGGCGTGCTCCTGGCTACCGGTATACCGGTTGACGCCGAGCCGGCCGACAGCGTCACGGCGGCCGCCTCGCCCACGCCGGTACCGACGATGCCGATGTCCCTGCGGATCAACGCGAGGGATTTTGCCGTCGAGCTCGACCCGCGGACGACGCTGCTCGACGCGCTGCGCAACCATCTCGGCCTCACCGGCTCGAAAAAAGGCTGCGACCACGGCCAGTGCGGCGCATGTACGGTGCTCGTCGATGGGCGCCGGATCAATTCCTGCCTGACGCTTGCCGCAATGCATGAAGGCGACGAGATCACCACGGTCGAGGGCCTTGCCGAGGGTGACCGGCTGCATCCGGTGCAGGCCGCCTTCGTCGCCCGCGATGGGTTCCAGTGCGGCTATTGCACGCCGGGCCAGATCTGCTCCGCCGTCGGTATGCTGGGCGAGGCCAGGGCCGGCTGGCCGAGCCATGCGAGCGCCGACGTGGCGGCGGCTTCCATCGCCCTCACCGATGCCGAGATCCGCGAGCGGATGAGCGGCAACATCTGCCGTTGTGCCGCCTATCCGAACATTGTCGCTGCAATCCGCGACGCGGCAGAGGAGGCGTGA
- the apnL gene encoding D-apionate lactonase yields the protein MTADAFLLYGTHAVEAEPVGLRAGVLTADFVNGNLRTIRHGGIEVLRAIAYIVRDRDWGTYESALTDLVIDQGADTFSVSYSASCVGPRGSRLDFRATINCSADGHLAFDVSALPESDFETNRCGFCILHPIAGLAGSPVTVEHTDGSVVETKLPLLIDPWQPFKDVRAIAHEVRPGVIAECRMEGDAFEMEDQRNWSDASYKTYVRPLALPWPYMLPAGETVRQTISLRVAGDGKVPAAAATAEPIRVELGETGPLLPDIGVIIYPDEVETALANLPKLSALGPQQLMFHYDPTRGHGLDALQSYARLAAAYPAVTTLECVVSCVGDPDAELSGVADMVRQVGLRLSAIAVSPSVDRQSTPPGSAWPECPPLEDLYAAARRAFPDIRLGGGMFSYFTELNRKRVPADLLDFVTHCTCPIVHAADDLSVMQSLEALPFITASARAIFGAKPYRIGPSTIAMRQNPYGGATKANPHTQRIAMADRDPRHAGLFAAAWTIGYAARVAPAGLEALTLSSFTGPFGVLAASGEPVGEGEPRPTFQAVRGLCELAGFRHVAARTSDETRVLSLAARSAAGKTVMWLANLTASKVTVDISGFERRHLVMTPYAIIRIG from the coding sequence ATGACCGCCGACGCCTTCCTCCTCTATGGCACGCATGCGGTCGAGGCCGAGCCGGTCGGGCTGCGCGCCGGCGTGCTCACCGCCGACTTCGTCAACGGCAATCTGCGCACCATCCGCCATGGCGGCATCGAAGTGCTGCGCGCCATAGCCTACATCGTCCGGGATCGCGACTGGGGCACCTATGAGTCGGCGCTTACGGATTTAGTCATCGACCAGGGCGCCGACACTTTCTCGGTCAGCTATTCGGCAAGTTGTGTCGGACCGCGGGGAAGCCGACTCGACTTTCGCGCGACAATTAATTGTTCCGCCGACGGCCATCTGGCTTTCGACGTGAGCGCACTTCCCGAAAGCGATTTCGAAACCAATCGCTGCGGTTTCTGCATCCTGCATCCGATCGCCGGCCTGGCCGGCAGTCCGGTCACGGTCGAGCACACCGACGGCAGCGTAGTGGAAACAAAGCTTCCGCTGCTGATCGACCCCTGGCAGCCTTTCAAGGATGTGCGGGCGATCGCCCATGAGGTCCGGCCTGGCGTTATCGCCGAATGCCGGATGGAAGGCGACGCGTTCGAAATGGAGGACCAGCGCAACTGGTCGGATGCGTCCTACAAGACCTATGTCCGGCCGCTCGCGCTGCCGTGGCCCTATATGCTGCCTGCCGGCGAGACTGTGCGCCAGACGATCAGTCTGCGTGTGGCCGGCGATGGGAAAGTGCCGGCTGCCGCAGCAACCGCCGAACCAATCCGCGTCGAGCTCGGCGAAACCGGACCGCTGCTGCCGGATATCGGCGTCATCATCTACCCGGATGAGGTCGAGACGGCGCTGGCGAACCTGCCGAAACTGTCCGCGCTCGGCCCGCAACAGCTGATGTTCCACTACGATCCGACGCGCGGCCACGGCCTCGACGCCTTGCAGTCCTATGCCCGGCTCGCCGCCGCCTACCCGGCCGTGACGACGCTGGAATGCGTCGTTTCCTGCGTTGGCGATCCCGATGCCGAGCTTTCAGGTGTCGCTGACATGGTGCGACAGGTCGGGCTGAGGCTCTCGGCCATCGCCGTTTCGCCTTCGGTCGACCGGCAGTCGACGCCGCCGGGCAGCGCATGGCCTGAATGTCCGCCACTCGAAGACCTTTATGCCGCGGCGCGCCGCGCGTTTCCCGATATCCGCCTCGGCGGCGGTATGTTCAGCTATTTCACTGAGTTGAACCGCAAGCGCGTTCCCGCCGACTTGCTCGATTTCGTCACCCACTGCACATGCCCGATCGTGCACGCCGCCGACGATCTCAGCGTCATGCAATCGCTGGAGGCGCTGCCTTTCATCACCGCATCGGCGCGGGCGATCTTCGGGGCAAAACCCTACCGGATCGGCCCGTCGACCATCGCCATGCGGCAAAACCCCTATGGCGGCGCGACCAAGGCCAACCCGCATACTCAGCGCATCGCCATGGCCGACCGGGATCCTCGCCATGCCGGCCTGTTCGCGGCAGCATGGACGATCGGCTATGCCGCGCGCGTCGCGCCGGCCGGGCTGGAGGCACTCACGCTTTCCAGCTTCACCGGACCGTTCGGCGTGCTGGCGGCATCCGGGGAACCCGTCGGCGAAGGTGAACCCCGGCCGACCTTCCAGGCCGTGCGAGGGCTTTGCGAACTGGCCGGCTTCAGGCACGTAGCGGCGAGGACGAGCGATGAGACGCGGGTGCTCTCGCTGGCCGCCCGTTCTGCCGCGGGCAAGACCGTCATGTGGCTGGCGAACCTGACGGCGAGCAAAGTGACGGTTGATATTTCCGGGTTCGAACGACGCCACCTTGTGATGACGCCTTACGCGATCATCCGGATCGGGTGA
- a CDS encoding 6,7-dimethyl-8-ribityllumazine synthase → MNQHSQKDYETIRVAVIRARWHADIVDQCVEAFEAELAVLGEKRFAVDVFDVPGAYEIPLHAKTLAETGRYAAILGAAFVVNGGIYRHEFVAGAVIDGMMNVQLSTGVPVLSAVLTPHNYHDGADHHRFFFEHFKVKGKEAANACVQILAARERIAA, encoded by the coding sequence ATGAATCAGCATTCCCAGAAAGACTATGAAACGATCCGCGTTGCCGTCATTCGCGCGCGCTGGCACGCCGACATCGTCGACCAGTGCGTTGAAGCATTCGAGGCGGAGCTGGCGGTTCTCGGGGAGAAACGCTTTGCCGTCGATGTCTTCGACGTGCCGGGCGCCTATGAGATTCCCCTGCATGCAAAGACGCTTGCCGAGACCGGTCGCTATGCAGCGATCCTCGGCGCCGCGTTTGTCGTCAATGGCGGGATCTACCGGCATGAATTCGTGGCGGGCGCTGTCATCGACGGCATGATGAACGTGCAACTGTCCACCGGCGTGCCGGTGCTTTCGGCGGTGCTCACCCCGCACAACTATCATGACGGTGCGGACCATCACCGCTTCTTCTTCGAGCACTTCAAGGTCAAGGGCAAAGAAGCAGCCAATGCCTGCGTGCAGATCCTGGCCGCGCGGGAACGTATTGCCGCGTGA